Proteins found in one Mucilaginibacter gracilis genomic segment:
- a CDS encoding sensor histidine kinase, with amino-acid sequence MFVQINKDELSKEITKKAWYLTNNIIWTIIFIFPLFSILDFIYINTYWVQFFIARIIVVMTVYMLYNLFQRNNYNYRILLHITLFSISIISAILCTLVNIGQLNIYFLTYAAIVLFFNVQVFWEPINSVVQAIVSLILLGLFFSSFNEYSVDIFVSNGGQFFIIIAVISCLIPNARYKVLEREARSQILIEKSNDQLKTQYRDITQKNNIIDEQYERLRKMDEQKNSFINIAGHDLKNLIGSIIVSNNMVMEEDYRLSTDQREYVGYIAQSADKMAYMLSKLMDVKEIDSPEIKYNLEIFDINTEVSHVVRGLIETAQMKNIQIIDNILKLPLNVRLDKVFTGQVFQNLLSNAIKFSQTNNKIKVVTTLQHQKFVFEVIDRGIAIGQEELDSMFNKLRTLNDASNTFESRLGLGLSIAKLMTVDMGGDLYYRSDDNGNYFRVEFNVIS; translated from the coding sequence ATGTTTGTTCAGATAAATAAAGACGAATTATCCAAAGAAATTACTAAAAAAGCGTGGTACCTAACCAATAATATAATTTGGACAATTATTTTTATTTTTCCGCTTTTTAGCATTCTCGATTTTATTTACATCAACACCTACTGGGTACAGTTCTTCATAGCCCGCATTATCGTCGTCATGACGGTTTATATGCTTTACAATCTCTTCCAACGCAATAATTACAATTATCGCATCCTTCTTCACATAACACTCTTCTCCATCTCCATCATTTCGGCAATACTTTGTACGCTGGTAAATATAGGTCAGTTAAACATATATTTTTTAACTTATGCAGCAATTGTATTGTTTTTTAACGTACAGGTTTTTTGGGAACCCATCAACTCGGTGGTACAGGCTATCGTTTCGTTAATACTGCTCGGTTTATTTTTCAGCTCGTTTAACGAATATAGTGTTGATATTTTTGTATCCAACGGCGGCCAGTTTTTTATCATCATCGCCGTTATATCATGCCTCATACCTAACGCCCGGTATAAGGTGCTTGAACGCGAAGCCCGGTCGCAAATATTGATAGAAAAATCAAACGATCAGCTTAAAACCCAATATCGCGACATTACGCAAAAAAACAACATTATTGATGAGCAGTACGAGCGTTTAAGAAAAATGGACGAGCAAAAAAACAGCTTTATTAATATTGCCGGCCACGATTTAAAAAATTTAATAGGCTCTATCATTGTAAGTAATAACATGGTGATGGAAGAAGATTATCGCTTAAGCACCGATCAGCGCGAGTATGTTGGTTACATCGCCCAATCGGCCGATAAAATGGCATACATGTTGAGCAAACTGATGGATGTTAAAGAAATTGATTCGCCCGAGATTAAATACAACCTCGAAATTTTTGACATCAATACCGAAGTTAGCCACGTAGTAAGGGGCCTTATTGAAACCGCCCAAATGAAAAATATTCAAATTATTGATAATATTTTAAAGCTACCGCTAAACGTGCGGCTTGATAAGGTTTTTACCGGGCAGGTTTTCCAAAATTTGCTTTCAAACGCCATTAAGTTTTCGCAAACCAATAATAAAATAAAAGTAGTTACCACGTTGCAGCATCAAAAATTTGTTTTTGAAGTGATTGACCGTGGTATAGCCATAGGGCAGGAAGAACTGGACAGTATGTTTAACAAGTTGCGCACCCTTAACGATGCTTCAAACACGTTTGAGAGCCGTTTAGGTTTAGGGCTTTCAATTGCTAAATTAATGACTGTAGACATGGGTGGCGATTTGTACTACCGCAGCGATGATAATGGCAACTATTTTAGAGTAGAATTTAACGTAATAAGCTAA
- a CDS encoding cellulose biosynthesis cyclic di-GMP-binding regulatory protein BcsB, with the protein MKKVFGFFLFLMLLAKFSAGQSIVSFKSLGYDDDIIGGVSGSSAYFIRIDPSVQIEGSKLVLFIEPSQVLLRARSYVNIMINDKPVLSSHVAPDSIIRYTIKLTNSSLTEDRKYLKVQIRTLLNVTDDKCKDVDNPAMWIKIKGTSYLSLIKTTSNFFNNVNISNCFDTKRAIVYPANPTLIDLKAVGWVYARLKRTQIKPIHVYPSNHVPDSLTNYVVVGNMASLTDDKKQLLKVKPQEGQGLLYLRKDIVMRPDTSTVEVAGKNNDIRFEKRVSIRPVPVETLIVTGAGDEGYNNTITTLANSNVLNSSFGDFLVINKAENAGVKTIDESKSRLTLKDMGGLTSFLTGIGSLKNTYSFKNSDFSFTPKEIEIKIVGNYANLNVNDRGFFNIYLNGILISSEKLDPSGKLNTSALINRYELQKFNTLETEFRIYPSNGNCENSFTNYFAEINVTKSYLQTKIPFIANNLSFYQYPEAFNTGKTTIVISRKVAPATAATIGEIIYELNNNLHADNFPDFVYSDPLDKSILKKNNIIALLDKDDPIMNEFPDAPIKFNQNFRLYNNENNKIVYELNDTVSNGLAQIFYGRGNNGTLIITGTGRKLDQAFLSAARSITDQLSTLSSNICISDEFNKYLFNISKDSDNLEYTDAKGSFALFWETYNLYILLVILVLILISFLYVRSRVQKSQDSFND; encoded by the coding sequence ATGAAGAAAGTTTTTGGTTTCTTTTTGTTTCTGATGTTGCTTGCTAAATTCTCGGCCGGGCAAAGTATAGTTTCTTTTAAATCTCTCGGTTACGACGATGATATTATTGGCGGCGTAAGCGGTTCATCAGCATACTTTATCAGGATAGATCCAAGCGTTCAAATAGAAGGCAGTAAACTGGTGTTATTTATTGAGCCATCGCAGGTACTGTTAAGGGCGCGTTCGTACGTTAACATCATGATTAACGATAAACCCGTTCTCAGCTCGCACGTAGCTCCCGATTCAATCATCCGCTATACCATTAAGTTAACCAACAGCAGCTTAACCGAAGACAGAAAGTATTTAAAGGTACAGATCAGAACTTTGCTTAACGTAACCGACGATAAGTGTAAAGATGTTGATAACCCTGCCATGTGGATCAAAATAAAAGGCACATCGTATTTATCATTAATAAAAACCACAAGCAACTTTTTTAACAACGTTAACATATCAAACTGCTTTGATACCAAGCGCGCCATAGTTTACCCCGCAAACCCAACACTTATTGATTTAAAGGCTGTTGGCTGGGTATACGCCCGTTTAAAAAGAACGCAAATAAAACCAATACACGTTTACCCATCTAACCATGTGCCCGATAGTTTAACCAACTACGTTGTTGTTGGTAACATGGCCAGCCTAACCGACGATAAAAAACAACTTTTAAAAGTTAAACCCCAGGAAGGCCAGGGCCTGCTTTACCTCCGCAAAGACATTGTGATGCGCCCTGATACCTCAACTGTTGAAGTAGCGGGTAAAAACAACGATATAAGGTTTGAAAAACGAGTTTCCATACGCCCCGTGCCCGTTGAAACACTCATTGTTACCGGAGCCGGCGACGAAGGGTATAACAACACCATAACCACCCTGGCCAACAGCAACGTTTTAAACTCAAGCTTTGGCGATTTCCTGGTGATTAACAAGGCCGAGAACGCAGGCGTAAAAACTATCGACGAAAGTAAATCGCGCCTTACTTTAAAAGATATGGGCGGCTTAACATCCTTTTTAACCGGTATTGGCTCGTTAAAAAACACCTATAGCTTTAAAAACAGTGATTTCTCTTTTACTCCTAAAGAAATAGAAATTAAGATAGTTGGTAACTATGCCAACTTAAACGTTAACGACAGGGGCTTTTTTAATATTTACCTTAACGGGATATTAATTAGCAGCGAAAAGCTCGATCCATCGGGCAAGCTCAATACCAGTGCATTAATTAACCGTTACGAATTACAAAAGTTTAACACCCTCGAAACAGAGTTCCGTATCTATCCAAGTAATGGTAACTGCGAAAACAGTTTCACCAATTACTTTGCCGAAATAAACGTAACCAAATCGTACCTCCAAACTAAAATACCGTTTATAGCAAACAACTTAAGCTTCTATCAATACCCCGAAGCGTTTAATACCGGTAAAACAACCATTGTTATCAGCCGCAAAGTAGCACCGGCTACCGCTGCAACCATTGGCGAAATTATTTACGAGTTAAACAATAACTTACACGCCGATAACTTTCCTGATTTTGTTTACTCCGATCCGTTGGATAAATCAATTCTAAAGAAAAACAACATCATTGCTTTGCTTGACAAAGACGATCCGATTATGAATGAATTTCCGGATGCGCCTATCAAGTTTAACCAAAACTTCCGGTTGTATAACAACGAGAATAATAAAATAGTTTACGAACTTAACGACACCGTATCTAACGGTTTGGCTCAAATATTTTACGGGCGCGGCAATAACGGAACCTTGATTATAACCGGAACAGGACGCAAATTAGATCAGGCATTTTTATCGGCGGCCCGCTCTATTACCGATCAGCTATCAACCTTATCAAGTAATATTTGTATTTCCGACGAGTTTAATAAATACCTGTTCAACATCAGTAAAGATAGCGACAATCTCGAATATACCGATGCTAAAGGCTCGTTTGCTTTGTTTTGGGAAACCTATAACTTGTACATACTGTTGGTAATACTGGTGCTCATACTAATATCATTCTTGTATGTACGGTCAAGGGTACAAAAATCGCAAGATTCATTTAACGATTAA
- a CDS encoding glycosyltransferase family 2 protein, producing MANFIDETIPVYDILINDKFITNTDLEKIRDFSYRSGISIIKIMLTFGYVSRKNYERSLSNHGYVFDTNVRNQPIDTEVLRVLDLKHISNVFALPIRIENNRVVTLMADPTDQEFINFVYDTYGLEPEIILASDLDIAWMSHKLLGEPYVKSAVFELMKSEPANSAVITFSNNQLYVMFGSIAVIAAFLFLSFIKTAIVLNVVVSTFFLISILFKLFLALTGSRFELHQAVTKEEIKAVVDDTLPIYTIHLPVYKEDKLIKKLIWNLQSLDYPREKLDIKLLIEEDDDKTLNAVRDLNFPAIFDVIVVPFHAPKTKPKACNYGLHFSRGKYLTIYDAEDIPDTDQLKKVITLFEKLPERYICIQCALNYFNRNENFLTRMFTLEYSYWFDYMLPGLDTLDIPIPLGGTSNHFKLDKLVELGGWDPFNVTEDADLGVRAYAKGYKVSIVNSTTYEEANNEPFNWIRQRSRWIKGYMQSYLVHMRNPVKLYRKIGLRGFLGFNFFIGATPLTFLIYPVLLSLFMFYVVFDFSFIKSLFPNWVLFISIFNLIVGNVLMVYINMMAVFKRRYYELILFALANPIYWLLHSISAYKGLYQLIVKPFYWEKTNHGLSKVNNANK from the coding sequence ATGGCAAATTTCATAGATGAAACTATTCCGGTATATGATATCCTGATCAACGATAAGTTTATAACCAACACCGACCTTGAAAAAATACGCGATTTTTCATATCGCTCCGGAATATCCATCATCAAAATCATGCTCACCTTTGGGTATGTTTCCCGTAAAAACTACGAAAGATCGTTAAGCAACCATGGCTACGTATTTGATACCAACGTACGCAACCAACCCATTGACACCGAAGTATTGCGGGTGCTCGATTTAAAACACATCAGCAACGTTTTTGCCCTGCCTATCCGGATAGAGAATAACCGGGTAGTTACCCTCATGGCCGACCCTACCGACCAGGAATTTATCAACTTTGTTTATGATACCTACGGCCTTGAACCCGAGATCATCCTGGCCTCCGACCTGGATATTGCCTGGATGAGCCACAAGCTTTTGGGCGAGCCCTACGTAAAATCGGCAGTGTTTGAGCTCATGAAAAGCGAACCCGCAAACTCGGCGGTAATTACGTTTTCAAATAACCAACTGTATGTAATGTTTGGCAGTATTGCGGTTATTGCAGCATTTTTATTTTTGAGTTTTATTAAAACGGCCATTGTTTTAAATGTAGTTGTCAGCACGTTTTTCTTAATAAGTATTCTGTTTAAATTATTTTTGGCACTAACGGGCTCACGCTTTGAGTTGCACCAGGCCGTAACTAAAGAGGAAATAAAAGCCGTTGTTGACGATACCCTCCCTATTTACACCATTCACTTACCGGTGTATAAAGAGGATAAATTGATTAAAAAACTAATCTGGAACCTTCAAAGTTTAGATTATCCGCGCGAAAAGCTCGATATTAAGTTGCTGATAGAGGAAGACGATGATAAAACGCTTAACGCCGTTCGCGATCTTAATTTCCCGGCCATATTTGATGTTATTGTAGTACCCTTTCACGCGCCTAAAACTAAACCAAAGGCCTGCAATTATGGTTTACACTTCTCGCGCGGCAAGTACCTCACCATTTACGATGCTGAAGACATCCCCGATACCGACCAGCTAAAAAAAGTAATTACCCTGTTTGAAAAACTACCCGAACGCTACATATGCATACAATGCGCGCTAAATTATTTTAACCGCAATGAAAACTTTTTAACCCGCATGTTTACACTGGAGTATTCGTACTGGTTTGATTATATGCTGCCCGGGTTAGATACCCTGGATATACCCATTCCGCTGGGTGGCACAAGCAATCACTTTAAATTAGATAAGCTGGTTGAGCTGGGCGGCTGGGACCCCTTTAACGTAACCGAGGATGCCGATTTAGGAGTAAGGGCCTATGCCAAAGGCTACAAAGTATCTATCGTAAACTCCACAACCTACGAAGAAGCCAATAACGAACCCTTTAACTGGATTCGCCAACGCTCGCGCTGGATAAAAGGCTACATGCAATCGTACCTGGTGCATATGCGTAACCCTGTTAAACTGTACCGTAAAATTGGTTTAAGAGGCTTTTTAGGCTTTAACTTTTTTATAGGGGCAACACCTTTAACGTTTTTAATTTATCCGGTTTTACTATCGCTTTTTATGTTTTATGTGGTGTTTGATTTTAGTTTCATTAAATCATTGTTTCCTAACTGGGTGCTGTTTATATCTATTTTTAACCTCATTGTTGGCAACGTATTAATGGTTTATATAAACATGATGGCCGTATTTAAGCGTCGTTATTACGAGCTTATTTTGTTTGCACTAGCCAACCCAATATATTGGCTTTTACACTCTATATCGGCTTACAAAGGGCTTTATCAATTAATAGTAAAACCTTTTTACTGGGAAAAAACAAATCATGGTTTAAGTAAGGTAAATAACGCCAACAAGTAA
- a CDS encoding 3-oxoacyl-ACP synthase, which yields MSALKQQLLQQCINYVQNKIDNAQQAILSAQQASNDDTKSSAGDKYETSREMMQQDTNRNMNQLSEASKLMVALNRINITGNALKAELGSLVITTNGSFFLSISAGALTVDKQTYIAVSPASPIGLLLKGQKQGNQFTLNGKIYLIEKVM from the coding sequence ATGAGTGCCTTAAAACAGCAATTACTACAACAGTGCATTAATTACGTACAAAACAAAATAGATAACGCCCAACAGGCTATTCTATCTGCCCAGCAGGCATCTAACGATGATACAAAAAGCAGCGCCGGCGATAAGTACGAAACATCGCGCGAGATGATGCAGCAAGATACAAACCGCAACATGAATCAGCTAAGCGAAGCCAGCAAGCTAATGGTTGCTTTAAATAGAATTAATATTACCGGCAATGCCCTAAAAGCCGAATTAGGCAGCCTGGTAATTACCACCAACGGCAGTTTTTTTTTATCAATTAGCGCAGGCGCGCTAACGGTTGATAAGCAAACCTATATAGCCGTTTCGCCGGCCTCGCCTATAGGTTTATTGCTTAAAGGCCAAAAGCAAGGCAACCAGTTTACCCTAAACGGTAAAATTTATTTAATAGAAAAGGTGATGTAA